In the genome of Mucisphaera calidilacus, one region contains:
- the deoC gene encoding deoxyribose-phosphate aldolase — protein MDLARCIDHTNLNPEAEPAAIDRLVNETIEHDFASACVSGRYVARVAERLDGRTPLTCAVVNFPSGLCKVDVASIEATIACKDGADEIDIVAYIPHLMNADAESARAELSEVIAGARAVRSSVVVKVIVESAYLMKEADAATAEKRIEAACVACRESGADFIKTSTGKHPAGGATMEAIALMKKYGETLKIKAAGGIRTYDDAKRMLDAGADRLGCSSSIAILGQADSAEQA, from the coding sequence TTGGACCTTGCACGCTGTATTGACCACACGAATCTGAATCCCGAGGCGGAGCCGGCGGCGATTGACCGGCTGGTGAACGAGACGATCGAGCACGACTTTGCGTCGGCGTGCGTGTCGGGGCGTTACGTGGCGCGGGTGGCGGAGCGTCTGGACGGCCGGACGCCTCTGACGTGCGCGGTGGTGAATTTCCCGAGCGGGTTGTGCAAGGTGGACGTGGCGTCGATCGAGGCGACGATCGCGTGCAAGGACGGCGCGGACGAGATTGACATTGTGGCGTACATCCCGCACCTGATGAACGCGGACGCGGAGTCGGCGCGAGCGGAGTTGTCGGAGGTGATCGCGGGGGCGCGTGCGGTGCGTTCGTCGGTGGTGGTGAAGGTGATCGTGGAGTCGGCGTACCTGATGAAGGAGGCGGACGCGGCGACGGCGGAGAAGCGGATCGAGGCGGCGTGCGTGGCCTGCCGGGAGTCGGGTGCGGACTTCATTAAGACGTCGACGGGCAAGCATCCCGCGGGCGGTGCGACGATGGAGGCGATCGCGTTGATGAAGAAGTATGGCGAGACGCTGAAGATCAAGGCGGCGGGCGGGATCCGGACGTATGACGACGCGAAGCGGATGCTGGACGCGGGGGCGGACCGGCTGGGTTGTTCGTCGTCGATCGCGATTCTCGGTCAGGCCGACAGTGCGGAGCAGGCATGA
- a CDS encoding alpha/beta hydrolase, which translates to MGILTLLATGLVLLWFGSAGFLYYRLRHPVRRGRGWALVHDVPADPEALGMEGEAITLRFRRGTETRGWVLRGDKPDLPLVLMTHGFGDCRVHMLNLAVFYVPHASAVVVYDVAAHGDSTDRALTFAMREPFDVSEIIEQLPESMTARGVVLAGCSMGGVISVRAALLPRVRARLRGVVLDGPYRLWWEPIHGLLRWAGYPAGMLMAPVRMLRPIIWPGVNDIETVRDAARVEVPLMVLHGELDPVCPVASGRQIAGAAPRGRIVTFAEGHHLDLAAIDPDRYDASLRDFFATLEE; encoded by the coding sequence ATGGGCATACTGACGCTTCTCGCTACGGGTCTGGTGTTGTTGTGGTTTGGTTCCGCGGGCTTTTTGTATTACCGCCTGCGGCACCCGGTTCGTCGTGGTCGGGGGTGGGCGTTGGTGCATGACGTGCCTGCGGACCCCGAGGCGTTGGGGATGGAGGGTGAGGCGATCACGCTGCGTTTTCGTCGGGGGACGGAGACGCGGGGGTGGGTGTTGCGTGGCGACAAGCCGGATCTGCCGCTGGTGCTGATGACGCACGGTTTTGGTGACTGCCGGGTGCACATGCTGAACCTCGCGGTTTTTTATGTGCCGCACGCGTCGGCGGTGGTGGTGTACGACGTGGCGGCGCACGGCGACTCGACGGACCGTGCGTTGACGTTCGCGATGCGTGAGCCGTTTGATGTTTCGGAGATTATTGAGCAGCTGCCCGAGTCGATGACGGCGCGGGGCGTGGTGCTGGCGGGCTGTTCGATGGGGGGCGTGATCAGCGTGCGTGCGGCGTTGCTGCCTCGGGTGCGTGCGCGGCTGCGGGGCGTGGTGCTGGACGGTCCTTACCGGCTGTGGTGGGAGCCGATTCACGGGCTGCTTCGCTGGGCGGGTTATCCGGCGGGGATGCTGATGGCCCCGGTTCGGATGCTGCGGCCGATCATCTGGCCCGGGGTGAATGACATCGAGACGGTTCGTGACGCGGCGCGGGTGGAGGTGCCGTTGATGGTGCTTCATGGGGAGCTGGACCCGGTGTGCCCGGTGGCGTCGGGTCGTCAGATCGCGGGTGCTGCGCCGCGGGGTCGGATCGTGACGTTCGCGGAGGGTCATCACCTGGACTTGGCCGCGATCGATCCGGACCGATACGATGCGTCTTTGCGGGACTTTTTTGCGACGCTTGAGGAATAG
- a CDS encoding 5'-nucleotidase C-terminal domain-containing protein, translating to MRLDTRTALAGLGLMAGLAAPASADFTLTILHNNDGESSVLPTTDLNDPGFGEFSDAARFVTLVDQQKATSVNPIMLSSGDNYLAGPTFNASQAIVAGGGTYLDAILLDRIGYDALAIGNHEFDFGTQVFSDFIDDTTGSYPFLSSNLDFTNVPELQAQVTAGRIAPSTILNVNGEQVGIIGATTEGLASVTSPGATNINAVQPAVQAQVNTLTGMGVNKIILISHLQSILEEQMLANTVTGLDVIVAGGGDELLADPGTPLLPTTDPGDIFGDYPLVESNVPIVTTPGGYGYLGKLVVDFDDAGNLLSVNEADSGLIRVAEIDGIEPDQGVIDSVQQPVIDFLGDAKIIGTTEVTIEVARPRVRGEATNGGALITDAYLALAAEKVDDLGITVPVIAIQNGGGIRDDFGTTEFVYGQQITDQAINEILPFDNEVVIVESFTAERLLLLLEEAVDSVPNASGGFAQVGGFWFTFDPEADPDSRVVDVYLNDGTQLVDNGVAIDPSFEMALVTNSFSASQNGDGYPLNDLPRTTILETMDGINGYAGAVIKYIQEDLGGVVPADLYDPAVTSQRIQEVPEPASLVLLGLGGAMLVRRGA from the coding sequence ATGCGTCTTGATACTCGTACTGCCCTTGCCGGTCTCGGTCTGATGGCCGGTCTGGCTGCCCCCGCCTCGGCGGATTTCACGCTGACGATTCTTCACAACAACGACGGCGAGTCGAGTGTTCTGCCGACGACCGACCTGAACGATCCCGGTTTCGGTGAGTTTTCGGATGCGGCGAGATTCGTGACGCTGGTTGATCAGCAGAAGGCCACTTCGGTGAACCCGATCATGTTGTCGTCGGGCGACAACTATCTGGCGGGCCCGACGTTCAACGCGAGTCAGGCGATTGTCGCCGGCGGCGGGACTTATCTGGATGCGATCCTGCTGGACCGTATTGGTTATGACGCGTTGGCGATCGGCAACCACGAGTTTGATTTTGGCACGCAGGTGTTTTCGGATTTCATTGATGACACGACGGGCAGCTACCCGTTCCTGAGTTCGAACCTTGATTTCACCAACGTTCCCGAGCTTCAGGCTCAGGTGACGGCGGGCCGTATTGCTCCGAGCACGATCCTGAACGTGAACGGCGAGCAGGTGGGCATTATTGGCGCGACGACCGAGGGTCTGGCGAGTGTCACCAGCCCGGGTGCGACGAACATCAACGCGGTTCAGCCCGCTGTTCAGGCTCAGGTGAACACGCTGACCGGCATGGGCGTGAACAAGATCATTCTGATCAGCCACCTTCAGAGCATTCTGGAGGAGCAGATGCTGGCCAACACGGTGACGGGACTTGACGTCATTGTTGCGGGTGGCGGCGACGAGTTGTTGGCGGATCCCGGCACGCCGTTGCTGCCGACGACGGATCCGGGCGACATTTTCGGTGATTACCCCCTGGTCGAGAGCAACGTTCCGATCGTGACGACACCTGGCGGCTACGGCTACCTCGGCAAGCTGGTGGTTGATTTTGATGACGCGGGCAACCTGTTGTCGGTCAACGAGGCGGACTCGGGTCTGATCCGGGTTGCGGAGATTGACGGCATCGAGCCGGATCAGGGCGTGATCGACAGTGTTCAGCAGCCGGTCATCGACTTCCTGGGTGACGCCAAGATCATCGGCACGACGGAGGTGACGATCGAGGTGGCTCGGCCGCGTGTTCGTGGCGAGGCGACCAACGGCGGCGCGTTGATCACTGATGCCTACCTTGCTCTGGCTGCGGAGAAGGTTGACGATCTGGGCATCACGGTTCCGGTGATCGCGATCCAGAATGGTGGCGGCATCCGCGACGACTTCGGCACGACGGAGTTTGTCTACGGGCAGCAGATCACGGATCAGGCGATCAACGAGATTCTGCCGTTCGACAACGAGGTGGTGATTGTTGAGTCGTTCACCGCCGAGCGTCTGCTGCTCCTGCTCGAGGAGGCGGTGGACAGTGTTCCCAACGCGAGCGGTGGTTTCGCTCAGGTTGGCGGTTTCTGGTTCACCTTCGATCCCGAGGCGGATCCGGACAGCCGCGTGGTTGATGTCTATCTGAACGACGGGACGCAGCTGGTCGACAACGGCGTGGCGATCGACCCGAGCTTCGAGATGGCCTTGGTGACCAACAGCTTCAGCGCTTCGCAGAACGGCGACGGTTACCCGCTGAACGACCTGCCCCGCACGACGATTCTTGAGACGATGGACGGCATCAACGGTTACGCCGGTGCCGTGATCAAGTACATCCAGGAAGACCTTGGCGGTGTGGTTCCCGCGGATCTTTATGATCCGGCGGTCACGAGCCAGCGTATCCAGGAGGTTCCCGAGCCGGCGTCGCTGGTGCTGCTGGGTCTGGGTGGCGCGATGCTGGTTCGCCGCGGCGCCTGA
- the kdsA gene encoding 3-deoxy-8-phosphooctulonate synthase, whose product MRVGDCEVGAGRPLAVICGPCMAESLALCLEVGEAIKAACDELGLTYIFKASFDKANRSSIHTPRGPGLERGVEILAGCKERLGVPVTTDLHDPGQAAPVAEVADLLQIPAFLCRQTDLLAAAASTGRAVNAKKGQFMSPGEMSNVVTKLRESGADERSVMLTERGTFFGYHRLVNDFIGVVDLMELGVPVCFDATHSTQQPGGQGQASGGRPDRAAALACAAVSVGVSALFIETHPEPEKALSDGASMLPLDQALALLPRLARLHEAVRSG is encoded by the coding sequence ATGCGTGTTGGTGATTGTGAGGTGGGAGCGGGTCGGCCTCTGGCGGTGATCTGCGGGCCGTGCATGGCGGAGTCGCTTGCGTTGTGCCTTGAGGTGGGTGAGGCGATCAAGGCGGCGTGCGATGAGTTGGGGCTGACGTATATCTTCAAGGCGTCGTTCGACAAGGCGAATCGTTCGTCGATCCACACGCCTCGCGGGCCGGGTCTGGAGCGTGGCGTGGAGATTCTGGCGGGCTGCAAGGAGCGTCTGGGGGTGCCGGTGACCACGGATCTTCATGATCCGGGTCAGGCTGCGCCGGTGGCGGAGGTGGCGGACCTGCTTCAGATCCCGGCGTTCCTGTGTCGTCAGACGGACCTGCTGGCGGCGGCGGCGTCGACGGGCAGGGCGGTGAACGCGAAGAAGGGTCAGTTCATGTCGCCGGGGGAGATGAGCAACGTGGTGACGAAGCTACGTGAGTCGGGTGCCGACGAGCGGAGCGTGATGCTGACCGAGCGGGGGACGTTTTTCGGTTATCACCGGCTGGTGAATGACTTCATCGGTGTGGTGGACCTGATGGAGTTGGGCGTGCCGGTCTGTTTCGACGCGACGCACTCGACGCAGCAGCCGGGCGGTCAGGGCCAGGCGTCGGGCGGTCGTCCGGATCGTGCGGCGGCGCTGGCGTGCGCGGCGGTGTCGGTGGGCGTGTCGGCGTTGTTCATCGAGACGCACCCGGAGCCGGAGAAGGCGTTGTCGGACGGGGCCTCGATGCTGCCGCTGGATCAGGCGTTGGCGCTGCTGCCGAGGCTGGCGCGTCTTCACGAGGCGGTGCGTTCGGGCTGA
- a CDS encoding type II secretion system protein has translation MARRTGFTLIELLVVISIIALLIGILLPALGSARALTLDMICTSNTRSLMQAYAAYTTDNDETLPLYGLNVGGLNTNSNPNAGRVTNPSATGFEYGIFPGQWDRTDSNDVLAMENSCLAPYIGDLQSMICPLYEKLVDGGFNPGETVSTAAREGMASDEIRFTYSINNNMDRRLSYEGFSRVSHVRDQSGMAVFLEENPFKHERFGSNWNIDDGLFNIVGGSLNWPNLANTLATFHGNKNPGRYADSPYPVQGDAYHGDYNHGVGTVGFLDGHAATEESDNTLEICVDGEPPAKSGSGGSGGGGTGRPRG, from the coding sequence ATGGCACGACGCACGGGTTTCACCCTCATCGAACTCCTCGTGGTCATCAGCATCATCGCCCTGCTCATCGGCATCCTCCTCCCAGCCCTCGGCAGCGCACGCGCACTCACCCTCGACATGATCTGCACCAGCAACACGCGCAGCCTCATGCAGGCCTACGCCGCCTACACCACCGACAACGACGAAACACTCCCCCTCTACGGCCTCAACGTCGGCGGTCTCAATACCAACAGCAACCCCAACGCCGGACGCGTCACCAACCCCAGCGCCACGGGCTTCGAGTACGGCATCTTCCCCGGACAATGGGACCGAACCGACAGCAACGACGTCCTCGCCATGGAGAACAGCTGCCTCGCTCCCTACATCGGCGACCTCCAGTCCATGATCTGCCCCCTCTACGAAAAACTCGTCGACGGCGGATTCAACCCCGGCGAAACCGTCAGCACCGCCGCCCGCGAGGGTATGGCCTCCGACGAAATCCGCTTCACCTACAGCATCAACAACAACATGGACCGCCGTCTCTCCTACGAGGGCTTCTCACGCGTCTCCCACGTCCGCGATCAGTCCGGCATGGCCGTCTTCCTCGAAGAAAACCCCTTCAAACACGAACGCTTCGGCTCCAACTGGAACATCGACGACGGCCTCTTCAACATCGTCGGCGGCTCACTCAACTGGCCCAACCTCGCCAACACACTCGCCACCTTCCACGGCAACAAGAACCCCGGCCGATACGCCGACTCGCCCTACCCCGTCCAGGGCGACGCCTACCACGGCGACTACAACCATGGCGTCGGAACCGTCGGCTTCCTCGACGGCCACGCCGCCACCGAAGAATCCGACAACACCCTCGAAATCTGCGTCGACGGCGAACCCCCCGCCAAAAGCGGTTCCGGGGGCTCCGGCGGCGGTGGCACCGGCCGCCCGCGCGGCTGA
- a CDS encoding LOG family protein, translating into MSKSSLSVCVYCASSKEVDGSFLGQARLLGQRLAEEGHTLIYGGGGVGLMGEVARGVHDRGGHVIGVIPESMRVMEVAYEEADELIWTDHMRPRKAEMERLSDVFLTLPGGIGTLEELSEILVLRYLGYHDKPVLLLNQDGFYAPLLSFFDHLLETRFARPKAMANLTVVETVDGVVEELRAIAGQVAG; encoded by the coding sequence ATGAGCAAGTCATCCCTGAGTGTCTGCGTGTATTGCGCTTCGTCGAAGGAAGTGGATGGGTCGTTTCTGGGTCAGGCTCGGCTGCTGGGACAGCGTCTGGCGGAGGAGGGTCACACGCTGATCTATGGCGGGGGTGGCGTGGGGCTGATGGGCGAGGTGGCGCGGGGTGTGCACGACCGTGGGGGGCACGTGATCGGGGTGATTCCGGAGTCGATGCGTGTGATGGAGGTGGCGTATGAGGAGGCGGACGAGCTGATCTGGACGGATCACATGCGGCCGAGGAAGGCGGAGATGGAACGTCTGTCGGACGTGTTTCTGACGCTGCCCGGGGGGATCGGGACGCTGGAGGAGTTGTCGGAGATCCTGGTGCTGCGTTACCTGGGTTATCACGACAAGCCGGTGCTGTTGTTGAATCAGGATGGATTTTACGCGCCGCTGCTGTCGTTTTTTGATCATCTGCTGGAGACGCGGTTTGCCCGTCCCAAGGCGATGGCGAACCTGACGGTGGTGGAGACGGTGGACGGGGTGGTGGAGGAGTTGCGTGCGATCGCGGGTCAGGTGGCGGGTTAG
- a CDS encoding pyridoxal-phosphate-dependent aminotransferase family protein: protein MTTDVAFKQRLLTPGPTAVPPQVLEEMAKPIIHHRTKAFQAIFAELSELLQRLFVTSGPVLSIAGSGTTAYEAAQVSLIRPGSKALTIAGGKFGERWQDIYDAYAPSLGIEQVRINTPWGHAADVDQIEQALKEHPEISVVTVVHSETSTATCSDVRRIAELVQKTDALLIVDGITSVGAMPVEQDAWGIDVLVTGSQKAMMLPPGLGFVGLGERALRRLEEVQPGPYYNLDLRKWVKSHAKNDVPFTPPVSLIRAQKVACAMILSDGLEAVHKRTRGLAEASRAAFKALGLDLVSHSPSDSVSGAYYPEGVSDSELRAAVRDGHGVHIAGGQDGRGDKWKGRIFRISHMGYVDAEDTRVALGAIETELAALSDSFNPEPGVAVRTFDATLGG, encoded by the coding sequence ATGACCACTGATGTCGCATTCAAGCAACGTCTCCTGACGCCCGGCCCGACCGCTGTTCCTCCTCAGGTGCTGGAGGAGATGGCCAAGCCGATCATTCATCACCGCACGAAGGCGTTTCAGGCGATCTTCGCGGAGTTGTCGGAGCTGCTGCAGCGGCTGTTCGTGACGAGCGGGCCGGTGTTGTCGATCGCGGGTTCGGGGACGACGGCGTACGAGGCGGCGCAGGTGTCGCTGATCCGTCCGGGGAGCAAGGCGTTGACGATCGCGGGGGGCAAGTTCGGCGAGCGTTGGCAGGACATTTATGACGCTTATGCACCGTCGCTGGGGATCGAGCAGGTACGGATCAACACGCCCTGGGGTCACGCGGCGGACGTGGACCAGATTGAGCAGGCGTTGAAGGAGCATCCGGAGATTTCGGTGGTGACGGTGGTGCACAGCGAGACGTCGACGGCGACGTGTTCGGACGTGAGGCGTATCGCGGAGCTGGTTCAGAAGACGGATGCGTTGCTGATCGTGGACGGGATCACGTCGGTGGGCGCGATGCCTGTTGAGCAGGATGCGTGGGGGATTGATGTTCTGGTGACGGGATCGCAGAAGGCGATGATGCTGCCGCCGGGCCTGGGCTTTGTGGGTCTGGGCGAGCGAGCGCTGCGTCGTCTGGAGGAGGTCCAGCCGGGGCCTTACTACAACCTCGACCTGCGTAAGTGGGTGAAGTCGCACGCGAAGAACGATGTGCCTTTTACGCCTCCGGTCTCGCTGATCCGGGCGCAGAAGGTGGCGTGCGCGATGATTCTGAGTGACGGCCTGGAGGCGGTTCACAAGCGGACGCGGGGGCTGGCGGAGGCGAGTCGTGCCGCGTTCAAGGCGCTGGGTCTGGATCTGGTGAGCCACAGCCCGTCGGACTCGGTGAGCGGTGCTTATTACCCCGAGGGTGTGTCGGACAGCGAGCTGCGTGCCGCGGTGCGTGACGGTCATGGCGTGCACATCGCGGGGGGGCAGGATGGTCGCGGAGACAAGTGGAAGGGTCGGATTTTCCGCATCTCGCACATGGGTTATGTGGATGCGGAGGACACGCGGGTGGCGTTGGGCGCGATCGAGACGGAGTTGGCGGCGTTGTCGGACAGCTTCAACCCGGAGCCGGGCGTGGCGGTTCGGACGTTCGACGCGACGCTGGGCGGCTGA
- a CDS encoding nucleoside deaminase translates to MEPNHHDWLQNAIAEAEKGRDEGGIPIGSVLINPQGHVVARGHNLRVQTDDPTAHAEVVCIRNAGRRRDWRSLTLVSTLSPCIMCSGTAMLFRIPHVVIGENTTFVGAEEIMRWRGVQLTILHDQRCIDLMRTFIAEKPDLWNEDIGA, encoded by the coding sequence ATGGAACCCAACCACCACGACTGGCTGCAAAACGCCATCGCCGAAGCCGAGAAGGGCCGAGACGAGGGCGGCATCCCCATCGGATCCGTCCTCATCAACCCCCAGGGCCACGTCGTCGCCCGCGGACACAACCTCCGCGTCCAGACCGACGACCCCACCGCCCACGCCGAGGTCGTCTGCATCCGTAACGCCGGAAGACGACGCGACTGGCGATCCCTCACCCTCGTCTCCACACTCAGCCCATGCATCATGTGCTCCGGCACCGCCATGCTCTTCCGCATCCCGCACGTCGTCATCGGCGAAAACACCACCTTCGTCGGCGCCGAGGAGATCATGCGCTGGCGTGGCGTCCAACTCACCATCCTCCACGATCAACGCTGCATCGACCTCATGCGCACCTTCATCGCCGAAAAACCCGACCTCTGGAACGAGGACATCGGCGCCTGA
- a CDS encoding coiled-coil domain-containing protein, giving the protein MTSVRRILDRAHRRVWLIDAVTRLGGLLVVAGVISLVLIVVDRRTSLVVLPWIHGVGPVCALLIAGFVAWVMRPSSDELARRLDDRLSLQDRLATSMYLQAAGVSERPFAAQVIGEADRVAAGQPIGRAFPWRLGVGWRVLPVVLVAVGLSVWLVPAAVIAEPEGGPVAADANEEPTEEERAEDVETARLLSEIREGDAAEDAARRDELITRVAELAEVGLNNPELREEAEAVVSDLEQDLAAAEERESRQAESLANDLSRLELPDAGEAVELAEALRRGDFKQAVEALREMEEKLANQEMSEERRAQLAEQMEDLAEQLEAMAERQQERSEMAAGEFEEMLEQAGFSSEQIEEMREQNFDAETMQRMAVEQLAEQMRREGESMEEARERAERVAQQMAEAAKEAMDQAQQQSENSNSTDGMADAMRRLSQAIKQAEGGESGAAAGAQQQARQMGGSQSRAGQLARDRRKVQDALSRLGQYEGEDGPSGTGSGAGYGEGGEVLGPDQTEVAGYETDVTDDRQSLEPGRVITSWGPGGGPTEATSRLRFDATVDEARDAAERAVAEDRVPRRYHRSIQRYFEQLPQQAPAETVDP; this is encoded by the coding sequence ATGACCAGCGTCCGACGAATCCTCGATCGTGCACACAGGCGTGTCTGGCTGATAGACGCTGTCACCCGTCTGGGCGGTCTGCTGGTTGTGGCGGGGGTGATTTCGCTGGTGCTGATCGTGGTGGATCGGCGGACGTCGCTGGTGGTTCTGCCCTGGATTCACGGGGTCGGGCCGGTTTGTGCGTTGCTGATTGCGGGTTTTGTGGCGTGGGTGATGCGGCCGTCGTCGGATGAACTGGCTCGTCGGCTGGACGATCGGTTGTCGCTTCAGGACCGGCTTGCGACCTCGATGTATCTGCAGGCGGCGGGTGTGTCGGAGCGTCCGTTTGCGGCGCAGGTGATCGGCGAGGCGGATCGGGTCGCGGCGGGTCAGCCGATCGGCAGGGCGTTTCCCTGGCGTCTGGGTGTGGGCTGGCGTGTTCTGCCGGTGGTGCTGGTCGCGGTGGGCCTGAGTGTCTGGCTGGTGCCTGCGGCGGTGATCGCGGAGCCGGAGGGTGGTCCTGTCGCGGCGGATGCCAACGAGGAGCCGACGGAGGAGGAGCGGGCTGAGGATGTCGAGACGGCTCGTCTGCTGAGCGAGATCCGGGAGGGAGACGCGGCGGAGGATGCGGCGCGTCGTGACGAGTTGATCACGCGTGTGGCGGAGCTGGCGGAGGTGGGGTTGAACAATCCCGAGTTGCGTGAGGAGGCTGAGGCGGTGGTTTCGGACCTGGAGCAGGACCTGGCGGCGGCGGAGGAGCGCGAGTCGCGGCAGGCGGAGTCGCTGGCGAACGATCTCTCGCGGCTGGAGCTGCCTGACGCTGGGGAGGCGGTGGAGCTGGCGGAGGCGTTGCGTCGCGGGGACTTCAAGCAGGCGGTTGAGGCGCTTCGTGAGATGGAGGAGAAGCTCGCGAATCAGGAGATGAGCGAGGAGCGGCGTGCGCAGCTGGCTGAGCAGATGGAGGATCTTGCGGAGCAGCTTGAGGCGATGGCGGAGCGTCAGCAGGAGCGTTCGGAGATGGCTGCGGGCGAGTTCGAGGAGATGCTGGAGCAGGCGGGGTTCAGTTCGGAGCAGATCGAGGAGATGCGTGAGCAGAACTTCGATGCGGAGACGATGCAGCGGATGGCGGTGGAGCAGCTCGCCGAGCAGATGCGTCGCGAGGGCGAGTCGATGGAGGAGGCGCGTGAGCGTGCCGAGCGGGTGGCGCAGCAGATGGCGGAGGCGGCGAAGGAGGCGATGGATCAGGCGCAGCAGCAGAGCGAGAACAGCAACAGCACGGACGGGATGGCTGACGCGATGCGTCGGCTGAGCCAGGCGATCAAGCAGGCGGAGGGGGGCGAGAGCGGCGCTGCGGCGGGTGCGCAGCAGCAGGCGCGGCAGATGGGCGGGTCGCAGTCGCGTGCGGGTCAGTTGGCACGGGACCGTCGGAAGGTTCAGGATGCGTTGAGCCGTCTGGGCCAGTACGAGGGTGAGGACGGTCCGAGCGGGACGGGGTCGGGTGCGGGGTATGGCGAGGGGGGTGAGGTATTGGGGCCGGATCAGACGGAGGTGGCGGGGTATGAGACGGACGTCACGGACGATCGGCAGTCGCTGGAGCCGGGTCGTGTGATCACGTCGTGGGGTCCGGGCGGGGGTCCGACGGAGGCGACGTCGCGGCTGCGTTTTGACGCGACGGTTGATGAGGCGCGTGACGCTGCGGAGCGTGCGGTGGCCGAGGACCGTGTGCCGAGGCGTTACCACCGGTCGATCCAGCGTTACTTCGAGCAGCTCCCGCAGCAGGCTCCTGCCGAGACCGTTGATCCGTGA